The following nucleotide sequence is from bacterium.
GGTGGTCGGCGAGTACCGCGAGCGCCTGCCCGAGGTCGATTACGCCAGCAACGTCGCCCCGGTGCGCTGCTGGCCACGGGGTCTGGACACCGAGGTGTTCGGCTTCGCGACCCTGAACCGGATCTGGCGCGAGGACGACGACCCGGCCCGCCGCGAGCACGTGACGCCGTTCATCTACCGGCACCCCGAACTGTTCCGTCTGCACAACGTGGTGGGGCCCGGCGACGAGTCGCACCACCGCTGGACCGTGGACACGCCCGAGGACCTCGCCCTCGCGGCGGCCGTGTACGACCACTACGGCCACGACCTCTTTTCCTGGCGCGACGTCCTTGCGCTCGTGCGGCAGCAGCCGGAGCTGAGCGCGCTGAACGCCCACGTCGAACAGAAGGCGCCGGTGTAGCACATGGTCAAGGATCGGGCAGGGGAACGGAATCAGGCGCGGGCGGGGCGGCGGAAG
It contains:
- a CDS encoding glycosyltransferase family protein: MKTVAIIQARLGSTRLPGKVLRELGGKPMLERVVRRVRRAATLDQVVVATTGLDGDRPVVELCDELGVDVWRGSEHDVLDRFHGAARATRANVVVRITADCPFIDPGVIDQVVGEYRERLPEVDYASNVAPVRCWPRGLDTEVFGFATLNRIWREDDDPARREHVTPFIYRHPELFRLHNVVGPGDESHHRWTVDTPEDLALAAAVYDHYGHDLFSWRDVLALVRQQPELSALNAHVEQKAPV